The Mycosarcoma maydis chromosome 13, whole genome shotgun sequence region ACTGGGGTGAGGATCTGAACCACGGTTGGTCTGCAACGTGTGTTGGGAGGCTGGAAGGACGGCGGAGGCAAGATGCTGTACCTGTTGTAAAAGCTGTGGCAGATAGTCGTCGAGGATTCTCTCGACACGATGTAGCCTGGAAGCGACATCGTTTGTTTCCTCGCCCGGCTGAAAGGTCTTGCATTGTTCGGGAATCTTTCGGGCGATGCAGTGCTGACAAGGAGTTTCACGGTTACACTTTTGCTTGCGACGGTAGCATTCGGTACAGGCAAAGTGCACACGCTTGCGTTTTCCTGTGCCACGGGAGAAGCTCCTGGAGACGTCCGAGGGTGAGTCGAGATGGTGAGGCTCCGGAGTGGTGGCTGCGTTCGAAGAGGCGCCCTCGCTGTGACGCGAATTGGCGTCGTCGATGAGAGAGCGGCTGATCTTCATTGACAGAGCGTTTGTTGAAGCGAGGTCAGCGATGGCCACGATGATGCATAACTTGAGTCTTCAAGAAAGACGGATTGGCATAGAGGAAGGCAAGCAAAACACACGGATGTGAAATCgtcaaccacgaatcgtgaatcgtgaaagtAGCCGAGAGGTCCCCCCACCCCGCCAAGCCCAGCTAAGCCCAAACCAAAGTGCAAAGCACCAAGTGACAGAGGAGAGTGGCTGTTAGATGTGCGAAACAGAGTAACAGTAGAGCACAgtccaatcgtgaatgctcTGATGGTAGAGCGTCAAGGGTCAGGTTAGCGCTAGGATCGCGATTATTCTTCGTGAGTCAcaggattcgtgattcacattcggAGGTGGCGATTTTATTGCAACCGGCTTTTCCGTCCTCATGCTGGGCGTGACGCAGTGACGCAGTGACGCAGTGacgcagtcgtgagtgagtgtgTAGCACCTGCTCTTGTTCGGCATTTTCACCGATTTTGCCGCTCCAGAGCGCAGCTCCACTTGTGGCTGTCGTGGACCCCGATCGACTGCTAACTGTAACCTGTCCTAGTCACCTCCCTATCCTCGTAACGATTCGCAAGCCAAGTCGGCGGTGCTCCTCGAGTCTATGGCGCTCCTACGGCATGCAATCAACCGCCTGCGGTACCGATGGCTACTGGCAAAGCGTCTTTCTCTGTACTATCACCCGCCGATTTCCAAGCAGGGTCCATGCCACCCTCTCACCTTTATTTTTTtaacaagcgtgaagggtcacaatcgtgaatcgtgaatcacgaactCGGATTTCGGAATTGCGGCGCAGCTTCATGCACTCACGCtgttggctgctgcgccttTTGTTCGAACGACGACCTTCTCCTACTTCCACATGGTCATACCTAAAGGATACTTGCCAAACTCAAACCACCATGTCCAAGTGAGTCCTCGAAATCGCTCCTAGAAGTTCGACTCTTTGCTTATAAACCTGCCTCGCCACAAGTGACCATGCAGAAATTGACGGTAGCTactttgctttgctctcgCTCCAAAACCAGGCATCATCCGGATCTCATCCTCTGCCGTAAGCTTCCAGGCATCGCCATTGGCAGGTTATGCGAGAAGGATGATGGCAAGTGGTAAGTATCTCGCCGGTTGTCCAATTGCATCGATTGCTATCCTACACCATGCTAATTCATTTCAAGCTTTTTGCCTCGATTCGTCTCGCAACAGTCCAATCTGTGACTCATATGTCCGACCTTCAACTTTGGTCCGCATCTGTGAAGAATGCAATTTCGGATCCTCAGGCGGCAAGTGCATCATTTGCGGTGGACAGGGTGTATCGGTAAGTTTGTGCGTTCGTCGCTAGCAACTACCTGGTGGCTGCAGATGTACTGACCATACCAAACTCTTGACGCTATAACACCAGGACGCTTACTACTGTGCCGAATGCACAAGGCTCGAAAAAGATCGCGATGGCTGTCCAAAAGTGGTCAATCTCGGTGCGAGTCGCACCGATCTTGCCTATCTACGCAAAGCGAGGaatcaacagcaacagtAAGTTGTCCGACTTGCATCGTGACCCTGCCGTCCCAATGGCATCGAGTGAGCTGACTCGTTTCTTGCCTCCCATCACTTCTTTTCATGTTACATGGCAGGTTTCAAAGAGGCTAGTTCATCCTCCCCACCCTATCTGTACTTGTACCGAACCCAGCAATTCCATTTATCATGGCAACTTGATCCAAATTTGGCTCTATCCTCGTCGCAGCCAAACAGACTGGACACCAACGTTCACGCATCAGCACAGGAATGGGTATCGCATGTTGCATTCTGACATCGAGCGAGTCATTTACGTTGAGTTCGCCTATAGTTCGGCAAAGAAAAACTCGGTCGTCGAcggcagcggtggcagcTGCACACTAGTTGGCAACTCAATCTGTTCACCTGTCAGGTCGAGCAATTTGACCTTGATGCCAATCTCggtgagcgtctcgatcagGTCGGCCGTCTGGCGCGTGCTCACCACGCCCCCCTCGCCTCGCAGCATATTGAGACCATCGGTCCATTCCGAGAATTGACTCTGGTTGAGCGcttgcatctcgaccaGACTAGTGTCGGGCGACTGTAGCAGGCTGATGACCAAATCGCCGCCCGTCGCCTTGGCAGTGCTTTCGCCAGCATTTCCATGGTGTGACACCTCTGTGACCAGGCTAAGGTCAATCTTTTCCGAGAGATCGTCCAGACCGCCTCGGATTGGGAAGCGCTCTGATGAGTCGCAGTAGTAGAGCAGCTTTTTGTTAGGTGCCAGTCGGTAGAATCGCCATGGCTTTGTTTGAGTTTGAAGGCCGTTGATGGCTGTACTGCGAGTGGCAGGTACAGCCGTGTCGATGGTGCTCGTCGACTCTCTGCGTTGCTTtccatcaccaccaagcGCACCGCCAGCCGTAGTCGCCACATTGCGAAACCAAGCTCCTTCGAGCAAGCACTGGATGCGCTGCTGTCGCACATATTCGTAGCTCTCTCGATAGATTCTTCCTCGTAAGTTGCGGATTGATGCCTTGGAGCTGTAGTCCTGGTCCACTTCGAGCTCCTTCATCTGCCTGTCGCGCACGGTGCGATATTCCGAGTGGAGGAAAGCATTTTCAAGTTCAAACCAGGTTCGACTCGTCTCCTCCTGCTTGCCCAGCGCCTCATCAACTTGGCTTCGCACCAGCGCCGAGACGCGTGAGAAATccgaggcagcagcaccagacTCGTTCCACATGCGCAaaaagaagcgcaagacgagGTGATGCACCTTGTTGAACGACAGCAGAAACGGCAAATaggtggtcgaggtggtgtaCGAGCCGGATTCAATGTTCCAGTGATCGGCAAGGATCGAAGTCACTTCAATCGAGGCTTGTGCAAACATGCAACGTCGCTCTTCGGGGCGGTTGATTTGCTCTTGGATAATCTTGGCGTAGCCGTCTGGATCGGAGCGAACAAACGACTCGAGACACGACAGGCCGAGCCAGCCGGTGCGGCCAAATTGCTTTGCAGCCGATTCGGATGCGAAGCCGATGCGACGCCATTTGTACCTGGCGTTGGCTCCAATCGACTGTCTTTGCTCGCCATTGAACGCGCTGTTCTGGGTTGCTGCTTGATTGGGTACGACCTCGTCACTTATCCTAGCCTGAAGCCAAATGTAGGACAACGCGTGCACGTGGCGCTTGTCGGTGGGAGTCACAACCGTGCGCATGCGACGGTGAGCTGCGCTGATGACATTGCTCTGATACTCGAGAATCGAAGAGGCGAGCTCGTCTCCTCGACTCGAGTCCATGAGCCAGGCGACGGCTTTGGATGCgttgagcttctcgagctccgAGGTGAAGCTCTCAAACAAGTCGTCGGAAACGTTGCGCAAAAGGCTGTTGATGAGACTGAGGCTGTAGAGTTTGAGCGTCGTGTCTGAACTGCCGATGCGATTGACGAGCGTTTGCAGAAAGAGCCTCTCGCGCTGAATTTCGTTGTAGACAAACTCGAATCCATAACGATAGACGGCAGGGGCAGACGTGGTAGCAGCACCGCGACCATCGGTGACAACACGACCCGTCTTTGGTGAGTCTTGTGCACCAGATACGACGAGTTTCTTGAggatggcggtggcgggTCGGCAGACATTGATGCGCTCCTGAgtgacgagcaagctgaCCACCTTGGCAACAAAGCTGGCGTCGATGATCTCCCAGCCATACTCGAAGCCTTCCATGAGATTCTGACAACTAGTCAGAGCATACGCCAGCGTGTTGCCCGACGAGTGGTCACGAATGACATTAAGTAGTTCTCTAACGCCTCCTCTTtcgatgagctcgtcggtgaAAGGAGTCTCTCGAATGAGCCTTTGAAGTGTGTAGGTAGCCATCTTTAGTATTCGGTCATCGCgcgagctgagcttgtcCACCATTTCGACCGCTTCGATGGTTGGCGAGGAGCATAGCTTGAAATTGGCGCCGGCTTCAATCTTTTTGGCCATATTGgcgtcgtcgatgagctcgtcgttgtcgtcgtctctGAGAGCGAACAGAGCTGGTGGCTCCTGAACGCCGAGATGAGCATTTGCACAGAGCTGTCGGATGACATCTTGTACGGGCAGACTCGGGTCTAtgagcgccttgatggTGGATTGGCCATAAGTTACGAGGTTGATGCGATTGGCGCTGTGCGGTGATCTTAGTTGAGGCGCTGCAGGGTCAATGTAGCTGTGCTGTGTTGCTGGAGACGCCAGGTTGGATAACCCACTTCGGCTAGGCCCGGGATCTGTGCTGGACATTGTTGGGTGGAATGCTCTGGTGTTGGTCCAAGTAAATCAGCAGCGCTGTCAAGCACAAATGTCAACggatcgatgatggcggtgATGAGCCACGTTCCGGTAAGCGTGAGTGGTCA contains the following coding sequences:
- a CDS encoding putative Pre-mRNA splicing factor ini1, producing MSKHHPDLILCRKLPGIAIGRLCEKDDGKCPICDSYVRPSTLVRICEECNFGSSGGKCIICGGQGVSDAYYCAECTRLEKDRDGCPKVVNLGASRTDLAYLRKARNQQQQFQRG
- a CDS encoding uncharacterized protein (related to Engulfment and cell motility gene 1 protein) gives rise to the protein MSSTDPGPSRSGLSNLASPATQHSYIDPAAPQLRSPHSANRINLVTYGQSTIKALIDPSLPVQDVIRQLCANAHLGVQEPPALFALRDDDNDELIDDANMAKKIEAGANFKLCSSPTIEAVEMVDKLSSRDDRILKMATYTLQRLIRETPFTDELIERGGVRELLNVIRDHSSGNTLAYALTSCQNLMEGFEYGWEIIDASFVAKVVSLLVTQERINVCRPATAILKKLVVSGAQDSPKTGRVVTDGRGAATTSAPAVYRYGFEFVYNEIQRERLFLQTLVNRIGSSDTTLKLYSLSLINSLLRNVSDDLFESFTSELEKLNASKAVAWLMDSSRGDELASSILEYQSNVISAAHRRMRTVVTPTDKRHVHALSYIWLQARISDEVVPNQAATQNSAFNGEQRQSIGANARYKWRRIGFASESAAKQFGRTGWLGLSCLESFVRSDPDGYAKIIQEQINRPEERRCMFAQASIEVTSILADHWNIESGSYTTSTTYLPFLLSFNKVHHLVLRFFLRMWNESGAAASDFSRVSALVRSQVDEALGKQEETSRTWFELENAFLHSEYRTVRDRQMKELEVDQDYSSKASIRNLRGRIYRESYEYVRQQRIQCLLEGAWFRNVATTAGGALGGDGKQRRESTSTIDTAVPATRSTAINGLQTQTKPWRFYRLAPNKKLLYYCDSSERFPIRGGLDDLSEKIDLSLVTEVSHHGNAGESTAKATGGDLVISLLQSPDTSLVEMQALNQSQFSEWTDGLNMLRGEGGVVSTRQTADLIETLTEIGIKVKLLDLTGEQIELPTSVQLPPLPSTTEFFFAEL